CCAGCTCTAACTGCTTATATTAATGGCAGATAATGCCAAACAACAAAGTAGAGGGCGGCAGGAACACAGGACAGAACTCTTCTTGTTAGGACGCGGTCAGTAGGCCAAACACTGCTCTTTCTGTTTACAGTCTGGCTACTGCTGGTGAACTACAGGCATTCCCAGGGAGTGGAAGGGTCTCTTTCCCTGTCTTCATCCATTCACCCTTCTAACCCCCCTAAAGGCATGGTGGAGAGCTGTTCTTGATCCTCACCCTCCTGCCAGTCACTATCACCTTAGATCAACCAAACtgcaaaccccccaccccacacagacacaacaaacaaaaaacaaggacattttcAAAACATACTTGATGTGGAACCAAAGTCAAGATGAGATACTAAAGTCATTTGGGTTATTCAGTAACTTCCAAGAACCAAAAGCAGATCACCCTAGCCAGAGTCTAGACTGCTTTTAAaggtctccagagaaacagaatcaaaacCACTCTTGCTTGCTTATATACTAGAAACAAGTTTTGCTGGGAGCTTTCAGTTGGGATAGCTAAATCGGTGGGATAGAATGATGGGGCTGTGGTgccttccccctacccctccctcaACCCAAGCACTGAGGCCTGTCTGAggatgaagacagagaaagagcagagctgaGGGATGCGGAGGGGTTAAGTCCTGAGGACACAGCTGGAGCCCCTGAACCCAGCCAAGCCCAACTCAACTTCTCCATAACCCGAGTTAATATAGTTCCACTTACAactcttctgcttttgttttttgtttcccaaACAAATATATCCTTCCATTGAAATACCCTCCACACAGTCTCTATATTATTAAACATGATTATTTTTCGAGATCAGCTTTCTCCTAAAGCATCCTGAGTTTCAATATCCTTTTAATAgatcttaattcttaaaaatcatcCATGCTGCACCTCAAAAACCTACAAGTAGGCAGTGGTCTTACTTTTTTGTCCTGGTCAATTTTTCCTGAAAACACCTTGCAAGTTTAGTGGGGTGAAGATATAACTGGATATCGTCTACTGAGAACTTGGTATGTGACGAGTACCACGAGTGCTAATGCTCTGGGTGGACTGTCTCACTGAATTCAGCGAGACAGCTGCTCGTGCGATCTTcacttacaaatgaggaaactgaagaacaAAGTAATACGGCCAGCAGACACTATGTTCTCAGCCCGGACGCCAAGCTGTCTCTCAGATACCAGGTTAAGGCAGACAAGACACAAAACCAGATCAATCTCAGGTCCATTTCAGGGTGAGACTTCTCCaaacaagcaggaagagcaggaaaTCTGCCCTCCTCAATTTTCTGTTACCTAAGTCAAAAAGTCCTCCCTTTCTCTTAATTTGCTTTCAAAAAGAGCAGACTCTTCatgatcatgatttttttcttttataagatcGCCCACAGCCAGGAGCGGGGCTTCGTCCCACCTTTCTCAGTGGTGCCGGTCCCGTTCTCTATCCCGGTGTCTCTCGTGCTCCCGGTTCCTTTCTTGGAAATACTCATCATGCCGATCTTCGTTATGAAGCAGGTCCCGATGCCTCCTGCTGCTCTCCCGGGACCGGCTAGGTGACCTCTCTCGGGACCGATGTCTTTTCCTATTAGAAAGATCCTTCAGCCTCACTCGGAGGACCTACCACATGCCTTCCAAGAGTGTTGTGTTTTCGTGTTTCCGGTATTTGTCTGAACCACTTTTCTACTATGGGCCCAATGTCTGAGAATGTTAGCTCTTTGAGGACTGCTAGTCTTTTTTTGGGAAAATAGTAACAGTCCAATGTGTTGAGATCTTACTAATGCATCAGGCACAGTGCTAGGAGCTTTACATGCTTATCTCACCTAATCTCTACAATAGATCTGTAAGAGAAGTACTGCTATTGTCCCTTTTCCAAAGATGAGAAGAGTGTTTAGAAAGCTGACTGACGGCTATACTCAAAGCCATACAAGTACTTGGGAGCAAAACTAGATCTGAATCCAAGCACGTATGGCTTCAAAGCCCATGTTCTTAGCTATCCACCAGTCTATATTCCTAAACAGCCCGCTGCCTCACCGTGCTGGGTGACAACACGGACTGCACATGTTACGGCATGTGTTGATACAGATGCTTGATTAATTCCGTCCCCTTAAAGACACCAGGGTGAGGCCGGCTCTTCCAGCCAGGGCCCTGCCAGATCCCCTgggctctcttcctccccctgccaaTCCCTGGAAGAGTTGCTGAAGCAACCAACAACTCACCTGGACGAGCTCCCGCTGGCACCCACACTGTAGGACTTGGCTTCAATGCCATGAAGACAGTCCTTAAGAGAGGAGATGAGGACACGGCAACGCTCATCATTGGCGACCCGGGACTGTTTGATAACAGCAATGGCTGTGAGCAGCGTCTCAATCGCGTCACTGTAATCCCCTGACAGGGGACGGATGGGAAAGGCCAAGGATGAGCAGAGGCAGTAAACTAACTGGACCGAAAGGAGAACTCAGGAGGACACAAAGCAAGAGTAACTAGTTGTCCCACAGAACCATGGTAAGATGGATGAAGCTTAGGTGGCAGGTAGAAGAGCAGACGCACCTATATTCCAACAGTCTGCGATCAGACAGGTTCTCGGATGTTGCTAGTGGAGGTACAAACCGGGGCAGGGTGGTCTGAGGGTGATCTGACAATATCCATTACAATAAACCATGTGCATACtttctgacccagcaattctaagAATATTCTACTTCTGTTCACAAGTATGTATGCTTAACAATGTTATGTTTCAGcattattttatcaaaaaattaGACATAACCTAAAAGTTCCTTCAGTAGGGTGCTATATAAACTATGGGATGTTGGTTTTATAAAATACTACATAGTTGTTAAAAAGCACACAATACATCTACAGGTAAACAAAGTAATCCACGTAAAGcgcttagcacagtgccaggcacacagtaagGGCTCGATAAACATTAGGCATTATTATATATTGACAGATGTCCAGAAtatattaatttctaaaaatctgCAAAAACAGTATTCCGTTtttgtaaaaagaataaaaattctatatatgTTGTcatatgcacagaaaaaaaaatctgagggacAGACTCTAAACTGTAGAAGGTGGTCTTGGTGGTGGTCCTTGTATAGACTTTTATTAATTACCACTGCACGTTTCTAAGTCTGAATTACTTTGAATCTATAATCAGATGCGTACACATGTATATGTAACGTATATCTAACACGTCTATATGTGGAGTGTattcatacatatgtattttttaaattatgctgcCATCAAGAACTAGCCCCTTCATTCCCCAAAGGTGAGCAGTGCTTGGCTCAGGGATCGTGGTCAGGGGCTGGGTACTTGCAGAATGCTTTCCCAAGCTAAATCTAGCACATCCAGACAGAAGATAATGCGAGGAAAGCATGAAACCAGACAGGGGTCCAGTGATGAGGACTGGTGGCCTCCTCTGTCCAGGGCAGTGAGAAGAGATCAGAAACTGTGGAGGAACTTTGATTCTGTGGAGGTCCAGGAACACCAGGATGTCAGCTCTACTGGGATGGGGAATTTCTGCTTATTTTGTAGGCATTCATTAATTATTTGTGGTTTGAATGACTTaaatgagaacaaaaaggaaGGGAGATAGAGACTCAGTCATTGATTTCTCTAAGTGAAGGAGTTGATAAGGAAGTACAATGACTATTTCCTTTATACTCCCCTGTATATTGGACTTGTTAAAATGAGCACAGAttactttctaattaaaaaatccTTCAGATGTCAATGAAAGttttctggagggaaaaaaaaaaagagagagaatacatgtATTTCCTGTCTTTAACCTACTCTGTGGATTCAAATTTTGCAGCCAAAGATGAGAAATTACAGAAAACAGATGGTAATATTTAGTGTTAACTTACTTCTTAGGAGATCTGACAGTCTACATTTACATTAATGTGGGAAACTCACAAGAAGGAAGCGAGTATGACTCATATCATAATGTGAAACTTGGACCAGAACCCTATAAAGAACCAAAGATTCCATGCCAGGGCTCTCCAAGTCACAGCTTCTGGTTCTGCCCACTTAATACTGACAGCAGGGCAGAAGTTAGCTGTAAGGGCATACTATGTCTTACGATGACACCCAACAGACTTCACTCTTTCTAGGATAGGCTACAGGGAGGCCAGCAGTTCTGTCTAGACCCCAAATATAAAGAGATTCCATATCAAACCACATCTAGTTGGGGTATCAGTCCTAAAAAAACCTGGGATCTATACTAGGCACTACAAAGACACTAGGTCCACTGATGAACCACTGAGATCTCCACAAGGCCAGGAATTTCATTCTACAACAAAAACTACAATCAGATACTATTAGTTATTTATAATCTAGTGACTAAGTTTGTCTTCATGGGGCAGGTCTGGATACAGACTAACACCACTAGAGCTTCCCCAAAGCCGTTCAGGCAGGTTATATGTTACCCAAAATGTGCCGCTCTAGAGAATCTAACAGTGCTCCAATTTTATCCTGTTGAACTTCTTGCCAATGGAAATGACAAAACGTGGAAAAACTAAAGGTAAGGAGAAAATGGCAAAGGTAAGGGTGAGTTACCTGCACTGGCTCCAGCCACCGCTTTGGAAATGGCACTGCTGGAAATTGCTCTATTTCGCTTCATGATCTCTTCAAATTCTGCTTCACTCACTGTAGAGGGCGGAGGGCCCGAATCTCGGCTGCACAGAAATAATACCATTCCTGATTGCCCACACTTCTTATTATCTTTACCAGATCCTACCATACAGTGTTAATCATGCTCTCCTATATAATGTCTTAAATGCTTCTCAGCCTGCTCACGTTTTATGTATTCACATTCTCTTCAAGGACAGGATTTACAACATATTCTTTTGTAATTCTGGCGTGACCCAATAGCGCTAGACATTCACAGCAACCCTAACAGCCACATACAGCACGTGACTTAATCAAGCTCCTTAAAAAGGGATGCTGAAGACATAGTTTGGGTCAAGAGACTTAGATGCAAATGAAACaccaaataaaaaacattatctAACAGATGGTTAACTATTTCCCAGGACTCAATACTATGACAACAGAGTTTCCACAAGGGAGAACACAAGAATTCACACTCACTTCCTCAGGGAGAATAAAATGCTTAACACATGGCGTACCCTACTATACCTGGCTCAGATCTGAAGGGAACAAGATAGTCCTTACCTGCCATGGTGGTTATAGGGTGCGGAGGCCTTCATGTAAGTATCTGGTGGAGGCCCCACTGTAGCAtttggtggggggaagaaggctgGATTGAGGTGAAGGGCAGGTGGGATGGCCCCAGGGGGAGGTACAGCCAGATGAGGAGGTAATCGAGGAGGAGGGGGCATGAGATGCTGGTAGTGGatgccaggaggaggaggagggacccCAAAActtgaggagagaggaggaggaggtggaattgggggtgggggcaaacCCATCAGGGGGAGGGCTGAAGGAGGGCGATTGAAGTAGGGTAGCACACTGGGGGGCTTATCCACACGGGCCGATGAGGGTACAAGGTTCTCAGAGGGTGTGGCCCGTCCATCAGCAGAATCACTAGAATCCCGGGAATGGGCCCGTGGAGGTATTCCTATGAAGGAAAACAGAACTAACGTTACTGCCCAAAGCTTTACATGTACCCATGGAACCAGATCATCCTTCAGGAAGAATCCTCTGACACCATACTGAAGAAGGCGACAGGCACCTGAGGAAGAAGGTAAAATCATCTACTCCTTTTTCTTTGGCCTCAGAAAGAAAGGGCAGAGGCAAGTTAGTTAAGTCATAAACCCAGAAAGCAGTTATCACCAATCCCATGTCAAAGAATGCTCTTTATCTAGAACTTTATGCTTCACACTTAATTTATCCTTCGATTTGTCTTCTATTTCTAAATGCAGGACCCTAATTAACGCATGAAAAAATGACACTGTTGAGAAGTATGCTCATTACTGTTCTGGTGGATTCAAGCAGATGTGAAATCACCCGTCCCTGATCAAGAGGTTCAGGGCCTCTCTCCTTCGACCAGTACTAGTAGACCTGAGATCAGTACTATCCTACTGTGCACCTGGAATTTTCTCTTTGCTGGGAATTTGGGAAAAgtgagagaaaggcaggggaTAGATACTTCCCCCATCCATATACCAAAATGGTCACTGGGATGGGGAAGAGACATACGCCACAGAAGACTAGAGGTCAAGTGAGCAGCAGAGAAAATGGGAGGTAAGCCAAGATAAGATGTGCCCACAGACAGAGCAGATGGCACAGATGACAGCAGGGCCTCCGTAAAAgcttagtttttaagaaaaagcctCCCATTTAGGGAACTCCCACTGTATTTCAATGGCCCAAACACTGTACCCCACAGGAGGATCACCACAGCACGCTGGTATGGTGCTGGGCATAACAGGGGCTCACACATGCTTGTTTACAGCTGGGGATATGGCTGGCCATTGTCAAGTCACTCAGTTAAACTTGTTCATTCTCGCCAA
This DNA window, taken from Lutra lutra chromosome 10, mLutLut1.2, whole genome shotgun sequence, encodes the following:
- the CPSF7 gene encoding cleavage and polyadenylation specificity factor subunit 7 isoform X5 translates to MIEAAALSHLLLFARSRLPSPITRVLRSCTRTAASAIGELLSTWAASPGYAEVVVASENSVHKLLELLPGKVLNGEKVDVRPATRQNLSQFEAQARKRECVRVPRGGIPPRAHSRDSSDSADGRATPSENLVPSSARVDKPPSVLPYFNRPPSALPLMGLPPPPIPPPPPLSSSFGVPPPPPGIHYQHLMPPPPRLPPHLAVPPPGAIPPALHLNPAFFPPPNATVGPPPDTYMKASAPYNHHGSRDSGPPPSTVSEAEFEEIMKRNRAISSSAISKAVAGASAGDYSDAIETLLTAIAVIKQSRVANDERCRVLISSLKDCLHGIEAKSYSVGASGSSSRKRHRSRERSPSRSRESSRRHRDLLHNEDRHDEYFQERNREHERHRDRERDRHH
- the CPSF7 gene encoding cleavage and polyadenylation specificity factor subunit 7 isoform X4 — protein: MSEGVDLIDIYADEEFNQDPEFNNTDQIDLYDDVLTATSQPSDDRSSSTEPPPPVRQEPSPKPNNKSPAILYTYSGLRNRRAAVYVGSFSWWTTDQQLIQVIRSVGVYDVVELKFAENRANGQSKGYAEVVVASENSVHKLLELLPGKVLNGEKVDVRPATRQNLSQFEAQARKRIPPRAHSRDSSDSADGRATPSENLVPSSARVDKPPSVLPYFNRPPSALPLMGLPPPPIPPPPPLSSSFGVPPPPPGIHYQHLMPPPPRLPPHLAVPPPGAIPPALHLNPAFFPPPNATVGPPPDTYMKASAPYNHHGSRDSGPPPSTVSEAEFEEIMKRNRAISSSAISKAVAGASAGDYSDAIETLLTAIAVIKQSRVANDERCRVLISSLKDCLHGIEAKSYSVGASGSSSRKRHRSRERSPSRSRESSRRHRDLLHNEDRHDEYFQERNREHERHRDRERDRHH
- the CPSF7 gene encoding cleavage and polyadenylation specificity factor subunit 7 isoform X2, whose amino-acid sequence is MSEGVDLIDIYADEEFNQDPEFNNTDQIDLYDDVLTATSQPSDDRSSSTEPPPPVRQEPSPKPNNKSPAILYTYSGLRNRRAAVYVGSFSWWTTDQQLIQVIRSVGVYDVVELKFAENRANGQSKGYAEVVVASENSVHKLLELLPGKVLNGEKVDVRPATRQNLSQFEAQARKRECVRVPRGGIPPRAHSRDSSDSADGRATPSENLVPSSARVDKPPSVLPYFNRPPSALPLMGLPPPPIPPPPPLSSSFGVPPPPPGIHYQHLMPPPPRLPPHLAVPPPGAIPPALHLNPAFFPPPNATVGPPPDTYMKASAPYNHHGSRDSGPPPSTVSEAEFEEIMKRNRAISSSAISKAVAGASAGDYSDAIETLLTAIAVIKQSRVANDERCRVLISSLKDCLHGIEAKSYSVGASGSSSRKRHRSRERSPSRSRESSRRHRDLLHNEDRHDEYFQERNREHERHRDRERDRHH
- the CPSF7 gene encoding cleavage and polyadenylation specificity factor subunit 7 isoform X3, with protein sequence MAQRNHLNLVTILDSLNPFVLLKVDPEFNNTDQIDLYDDVLTATSQPSDDRSSSTEPPPPVRQEPSPKPNNKSPAILYTYSGLRNRRAAVYVGSFSWWTTDQQLIQVIRSVGVYDVVELKFAENRANGQSKGYAEVVVASENSVHKLLELLPGKVLNGEKVDVRPATRQNLSQFEAQARKRIPPRAHSRDSSDSADGRATPSENLVPSSARVDKPPSVLPYFNRPPSALPLMGLPPPPIPPPPPLSSSFGVPPPPPGIHYQHLMPPPPRLPPHLAVPPPGAIPPALHLNPAFFPPPNATVGPPPDTYMKASAPYNHHGSRDSGPPPSTVSEAEFEEIMKRNRAISSSAISKAVAGASAGDYSDAIETLLTAIAVIKQSRVANDERCRVLISSLKDCLHGIEAKSYSVGASGSSSRKRHRSRERSPSRSRESSRRHRDLLHNEDRHDEYFQERNREHERHRDRERDRHH
- the CPSF7 gene encoding cleavage and polyadenylation specificity factor subunit 7 isoform X1 — translated: MAQRNHLNLVTILDSLNPFVLLKVDPEFNNTDQIDLYDDVLTATSQPSDDRSSSTEPPPPVRQEPSPKPNNKSPAILYTYSGLRNRRAAVYVGSFSWWTTDQQLIQVIRSVGVYDVVELKFAENRANGQSKGYAEVVVASENSVHKLLELLPGKVLNGEKVDVRPATRQNLSQFEAQARKRECVRVPRGGIPPRAHSRDSSDSADGRATPSENLVPSSARVDKPPSVLPYFNRPPSALPLMGLPPPPIPPPPPLSSSFGVPPPPPGIHYQHLMPPPPRLPPHLAVPPPGAIPPALHLNPAFFPPPNATVGPPPDTYMKASAPYNHHGSRDSGPPPSTVSEAEFEEIMKRNRAISSSAISKAVAGASAGDYSDAIETLLTAIAVIKQSRVANDERCRVLISSLKDCLHGIEAKSYSVGASGSSSRKRHRSRERSPSRSRESSRRHRDLLHNEDRHDEYFQERNREHERHRDRERDRHH